A section of the Streptomyces sp. NBC_01591 genome encodes:
- a CDS encoding helix-turn-helix domain-containing protein, whose amino-acid sequence MSDLDQLTQSLARNLKRWRGERGFTLDVLAARAGVSRGMIIQIEQARTNPSVGTTVKLADALGVSITTLLDHEQGSPVRLVPESQAVRMWSTDAGSSSTLLVGTEARGPLELWSWRLMPGDSSASDPHPEGTVELLHVTAGELTLVVDGTSYAVPEGGSASFEAHHPHTYRNDGSEPAEVTMAVSIPPVR is encoded by the coding sequence GTGTCTGACCTCGATCAGCTCACTCAGTCGCTCGCACGCAACCTCAAGCGCTGGCGGGGGGAACGCGGCTTCACCCTGGACGTTCTCGCAGCCCGTGCCGGGGTCAGCCGCGGCATGATCATCCAGATCGAACAGGCCCGCACCAACCCGAGCGTCGGCACCACGGTCAAGCTCGCCGACGCACTGGGTGTCAGCATCACCACGCTCCTCGACCACGAGCAGGGCTCACCGGTGCGACTGGTGCCCGAGAGCCAGGCGGTGCGCATGTGGTCCACCGACGCGGGCAGTTCCAGCACCCTGCTCGTCGGTACGGAGGCGAGAGGGCCGCTCGAACTCTGGTCCTGGCGCCTGATGCCCGGCGACAGCAGCGCCTCCGATCCGCACCCCGAGGGCACCGTCGAACTGCTCCACGTCACCGCGGGCGAGCTCACCCTGGTCGTCGATGGCACCTCGTACGCCGTACCGGAGGGCGGATCCGCCTCGTTCGAGGCCCATCACCCGCACACCTACCGCAACGACGGCTCCGAGCCGGCCGAAGTCACCATGGCGGTTTCCATCCCGCCCGTACGGTGA
- a CDS encoding acyltransferase: MPTNRNTFSSLAAWRRRALSRAVHRSWRWVQETGAVTADRPGALRFGRIGAGTRLAFPQGTVFGERWIELGSHCVIGEQVTLTAGLMPDLDLGPDPILTLGDGVVLGRGSHVVADTTVTIGSDTYCGPYVYITSTNHSYDDPHEPVGRQWPRMEPVAIGPGCWIGTGAVILPGATLGRNVVVAAGAVVRGEVPDHAVVAGAPARVVRSWHPEKGWQPPLRTPAPVPIPTGVTPEQLLALAEPGEKPGPSAG, encoded by the coding sequence GTGCCGACGAACAGGAACACGTTCTCTTCCCTTGCCGCCTGGCGGCGGCGCGCCCTGTCCCGGGCCGTCCACCGCAGCTGGCGCTGGGTGCAGGAGACAGGCGCCGTCACCGCGGATCGCCCCGGCGCGCTGCGCTTCGGCCGGATCGGCGCGGGCACCCGGCTGGCTTTTCCGCAGGGCACGGTCTTCGGGGAGCGGTGGATCGAGCTCGGCTCGCACTGTGTGATCGGCGAACAGGTCACGCTGACGGCCGGACTCATGCCCGACCTGGACCTCGGTCCCGATCCGATCCTGACCCTGGGGGACGGGGTGGTGCTCGGCCGCGGCAGCCATGTGGTCGCCGACACCACGGTGACCATCGGCTCGGACACGTACTGCGGGCCGTATGTCTACATCACGTCGACGAACCACAGTTACGACGATCCGCACGAGCCGGTGGGCCGGCAGTGGCCCCGCATGGAGCCGGTCGCCATCGGGCCGGGCTGCTGGATCGGCACCGGAGCGGTGATCCTCCCGGGCGCCACGCTCGGGCGCAATGTGGTGGTCGCCGCGGGAGCGGTGGTACGGGGCGAGGTGCCCGATCACGCGGTGGTGGCCGGCGCCCCCGCCCGTGTCGTACGCAGCTGGCACCCCGAGAAGGGCTGGCAGCCGCCGCTGCGTACCCCTGCTCCGGTACCGATCCCGACGGGCGTCACGCCCGAGCAATTGCTGGCCCTGGCGGAACCGGGTGAGAAACCGGGCCCGTCCGCCGGCTGA
- a CDS encoding gamma carbonic anhydrase family protein, protein MAEQALISGMGGKEPDIDVDAFTAPTSVVIGEITMAAGSSVWYHAVLRADCGPIAIGADSNIQDNCSVHVDPGFPVTVGERVSVGHNAVLHGCTIEDDVLVGMGATVLNGARIGAGSLIAAQALVPQGMQVPPGSLVAGVPAKVKRQLTEEELEGIKFNAVGYVELAKAHRQAHEG, encoded by the coding sequence ATGGCAGAGCAGGCGTTGATCAGTGGGATGGGCGGCAAGGAGCCGGACATCGACGTGGATGCCTTCACGGCACCGACCTCGGTCGTCATCGGCGAGATCACGATGGCCGCGGGCTCCAGCGTCTGGTACCACGCCGTACTGCGCGCCGACTGCGGCCCGATCGCCATCGGGGCCGACAGCAACATCCAGGACAACTGCAGCGTCCATGTCGACCCCGGGTTCCCCGTCACGGTCGGCGAGCGCGTCTCGGTCGGGCACAACGCCGTGCTCCACGGCTGCACCATCGAGGACGATGTCCTCGTCGGCATGGGCGCCACGGTCCTCAACGGCGCCCGTATCGGGGCCGGTTCGCTGATCGCGGCGCAGGCGCTGGTCCCGCAGGGGATGCAGGTGCCTCCGGGCTCGCTGGTCGCCGGTGTCCCCGCCAAGGTCAAGCGGCAGCTGACCGAGGAGGAGCTGGAAGGCATCAAGTTCAACGCTGTGGGCTATGTGGAGCTCGCCAAGGCGCACCGTCAGGCCCACGAGGGCTGA
- a CDS encoding DedA family protein, which translates to MHIQEWLETIPAISVYALVAAVIGLESLGIPLPGEIVLISAALLAAGHDGINPWMVGACASAGAIVGDSIGYAIGRKGGRPLLVRLGGKFPKHFGESQIAMAERSFEKWGMWTVFFGRFVALLRIFAGPLAGVLHMPYWKFLIANVFGGIVWAGGTTAVIYSVGVVAEAWLKRFSYLGLVAAVLIGVASMLIVKNRAKKAAGQSSAASAPGPATVPAVD; encoded by the coding sequence TTGCACATCCAGGAATGGCTGGAGACCATCCCCGCGATCAGCGTCTACGCCCTGGTGGCCGCGGTCATCGGGCTGGAGAGCCTCGGTATTCCGCTGCCGGGCGAGATCGTCCTGATCAGCGCGGCGCTCCTGGCCGCCGGGCATGACGGAATCAACCCGTGGATGGTCGGCGCCTGCGCCTCGGCCGGCGCGATCGTCGGTGACTCGATCGGATACGCCATCGGCCGCAAGGGCGGACGGCCGCTACTGGTCCGGCTGGGCGGGAAGTTCCCCAAGCACTTCGGCGAGAGCCAGATCGCGATGGCGGAGCGGTCGTTCGAGAAGTGGGGCATGTGGACGGTGTTCTTCGGCCGCTTCGTGGCGCTGCTTAGGATCTTCGCGGGTCCGCTGGCCGGCGTACTGCACATGCCCTACTGGAAGTTCCTGATCGCCAACGTGTTCGGCGGCATCGTCTGGGCGGGCGGCACCACGGCCGTCATCTACTCGGTGGGAGTCGTCGCCGAGGCCTGGCTCAAGCGGTTCTCGTACCTCGGCCTCGTGGCCGCGGTGCTGATCGGCGTCGCCTCGATGCTGATCGTGAAGAACCGGGCCAAGAAGGCGGCGGGGCAGTCGTCGGCCGCCTCCGCGCCCGGGCCGGCGACGGTACCGGCCGTGGACTGA
- a CDS encoding DUF4442 domain-containing protein: MTVGEMLVATVPMARTLNLEFLETTAERAVVRLPDQAEYHNHIGGPHAGAMFTLAESASGAIVIAAFGDQMSRAVPLAVKAEIGYKKLAKGVVTATATLGRPVADVVAELDEGKRPEFPVAIEIQRADGAVTGEMTVVWTLRPNA; this comes from the coding sequence ATGACCGTCGGCGAGATGCTCGTCGCGACGGTTCCGATGGCCCGGACCCTCAATCTCGAGTTCCTGGAGACGACCGCCGAGCGCGCGGTCGTCCGCCTGCCGGACCAGGCCGAGTACCACAACCACATCGGCGGACCGCACGCCGGAGCGATGTTCACGCTGGCGGAATCGGCGAGCGGAGCGATCGTCATCGCCGCCTTCGGTGACCAGATGTCGCGTGCCGTGCCGCTCGCGGTGAAGGCGGAGATCGGCTACAAGAAGCTGGCCAAGGGAGTCGTCACCGCGACGGCGACCCTCGGCCGCCCGGTGGCCGATGTCGTCGCCGAACTCGACGAGGGCAAGCGGCCGGAGTTCCCCGTGGCCATCGAGATCCAGCGCGCGGACGGCGCGGTGACCGGTGAGATGACGGTCGTCTGGACACTGCGTCCCAACGCCTGA
- a CDS encoding MFS transporter, whose protein sequence is MTVASAPSSRPLYPGRNYRLLTAAAIITGLGTHGALIAAAFAVLQAGGDGGDVGLVAAARTAPLVLFLLIGGAIADRLPRHRVMVAANTLNCLSQAAFAWLVLAGDPKLWQMMLLTALCGTGQAFFNPAAEGMLMSSVSREQASRAFALFRMAMQGATIGGAALGGAMIAAMDPGWVLAIDAVAFAVAGALRAFLDVSHIPPRAPGGGLLADLRDGWQEFVGRPWLWSIVAQFSVVVAAVGAAESVYGPLVARDELGGARPWGFALAAFGAGTLGGALLMMRWKPRRLLLAGTLCVFPLALPSAGLAVPLPVAWLCAVMFVSGVAIEVFGVSWMTAMHQEIPEEKLSRVSAYDWFGSVAMMPVATALAGPVESLVGRSEALWGCAALIVLVTGAVLFVPEVRGLTRAPVTTEVAKAPAPASADAEGSVGRLG, encoded by the coding sequence GTGACCGTCGCCTCCGCCCCCTCATCCCGTCCGCTGTACCCCGGCCGCAACTACCGTCTGCTGACCGCCGCCGCGATCATCACGGGCCTGGGTACCCATGGCGCGCTGATCGCGGCGGCGTTCGCCGTTCTGCAGGCGGGCGGTGACGGCGGCGACGTCGGTCTGGTGGCCGCCGCCAGAACCGCGCCCCTGGTGCTCTTCCTGCTGATCGGCGGGGCGATCGCGGACCGGTTGCCGCGCCACCGGGTGATGGTCGCGGCGAACACCCTCAACTGCCTCTCACAGGCAGCGTTCGCCTGGCTGGTCCTGGCCGGTGATCCGAAGCTGTGGCAGATGATGCTGCTCACCGCGTTGTGCGGCACCGGGCAGGCGTTCTTCAACCCGGCGGCCGAGGGCATGCTGATGTCCAGCGTCAGCCGTGAGCAGGCGAGTCGCGCCTTCGCGCTGTTCCGGATGGCCATGCAGGGCGCGACGATCGGTGGTGCGGCGCTCGGTGGTGCCATGATCGCGGCGATGGACCCGGGCTGGGTGCTGGCCATCGATGCCGTGGCCTTCGCGGTGGCGGGCGCGCTGCGCGCGTTCCTGGACGTCAGCCACATTCCCCCGCGCGCGCCGGGCGGCGGTCTGCTCGCCGATCTGCGGGACGGCTGGCAGGAGTTCGTCGGCCGCCCCTGGCTGTGGAGCATCGTGGCGCAGTTCTCTGTGGTGGTCGCCGCGGTGGGTGCGGCCGAGTCGGTGTACGGTCCGCTGGTCGCCCGGGACGAGCTCGGTGGTGCCCGCCCCTGGGGCTTCGCGCTCGCCGCGTTCGGGGCCGGCACCTTGGGCGGGGCGCTGCTGATGATGCGCTGGAAGCCCCGGCGGCTGCTGCTGGCCGGAACGCTCTGCGTCTTCCCGCTGGCGCTGCCGTCGGCGGGCCTCGCGGTGCCGTTGCCGGTGGCCTGGCTCTGCGCGGTGATGTTCGTCAGCGGCGTCGCCATCGAGGTGTTCGGGGTCTCGTGGATGACGGCCATGCATCAGGAGATCCCGGAGGAGAAGCTCTCGCGCGTCTCGGCGTACGACTGGTTCGGCTCGGTGGCGATGATGCCGGTGGCCACCGCGCTCGCCGGTCCGGTGGAGTCGCTGGTCGGGCGGAGCGAGGCCCTGTGGGGCTGTGCTGCGCTGATCGTGCTGGTCACCGGGGCCGTGCTGTTCGTACCCGAGGTACGCGGTCTGACCCGGGCCCCCGTCACCACCGAGGTGGCGAAGGCCCCGGCACCGGCCTCAGCCGATGCTGAAGGCTCCGTCGGGCGGCTCGGGTGA
- a CDS encoding spermidine synthase, with the protein MNDSIPVIRDVDQGTARLLPDVDRDRAWLLTVDGAPQSYVDLDAPDHLEFEYARRLAHVVDCVAAPGAPLDLLHLGGGALTLPRYTAATRPGSRQDVAEADLGLLELVAEQLPVPDGSGITVHGTDARTRLERTAPGSLDILIADVFGGSRVPAHLTTVEYAQAARRSLRDHGIYAANLADGAPFGFLRSQLATFAAVFEELALIAEPAVLRGRRFGNLVLVASPSPIDTATLTRRCAADAFPARVEYGAALDRLAGAARPVRDGEAVASPEPPDGAFSIG; encoded by the coding sequence GTGAACGACTCGATACCGGTCATCCGGGACGTGGACCAGGGCACCGCCAGACTTCTCCCCGACGTGGACCGGGACAGGGCCTGGCTGCTCACCGTCGACGGCGCGCCGCAGTCCTACGTCGACCTCGACGCGCCGGACCATCTCGAGTTCGAGTACGCCCGACGGCTCGCCCATGTCGTCGACTGCGTGGCGGCACCGGGCGCACCGCTGGACCTGCTCCATCTCGGCGGCGGTGCGCTCACCCTGCCCCGCTACACCGCCGCGACCCGGCCCGGCTCCCGCCAGGACGTAGCCGAGGCCGACCTCGGGCTCCTCGAACTGGTCGCCGAGCAGCTGCCGGTCCCCGACGGCAGCGGGATCACCGTGCACGGCACGGACGCCCGCACCCGGCTGGAACGGACCGCGCCCGGCTCCCTCGACATCCTGATCGCGGATGTCTTCGGCGGCTCCCGGGTACCCGCCCACCTCACCACCGTCGAGTACGCGCAGGCTGCCCGCCGGTCGCTGCGGGACCACGGAATCTACGCCGCCAACCTCGCGGACGGTGCGCCCTTCGGCTTCCTCCGCTCCCAACTGGCCACCTTCGCGGCCGTCTTCGAGGAACTCGCGCTGATCGCCGAACCAGCGGTGCTGCGCGGCCGGCGCTTCGGCAACCTCGTCCTCGTCGCCTCCCCGAGCCCCATCGACACCGCGACGCTGACCCGCCGCTGCGCCGCCGACGCCTTCCCCGCCAGGGTCGAGTACGGTGCCGCGCTGGACCGGCTCGCCGGAGCCGCCCGGCCGGTCAGGGACGGTGAAGCGGTCGCCTCACCCGAGCCGCCCGACGGAGCCTTCAGCATCGGCTGA
- a CDS encoding patatin-like phospholipase family protein — translation MTDTALVLGSGGVTGSAWETGILHGLAKSGVDLSAADLIIGSSAGAVVGAQLASGLLGLPELYEIQLADPQGVTGGKLGTLTLLRYAGAVLSARTPEAYGRKLGRIAQDARLGVTEEQRREAVASRLLSPEWPERPLRITAVDATTGELHTFDKDSGVSLVDAVTASSAVPGVWPVARVGGRCWIDGGVHSTANAQLAAGYGRVVVIAPSASGNKAIASPRSQAAGLAANGARVEVITPDAAAKKAFGRNPLDPNCRAAAARAGLAQSAAHTEAVAAVLSS, via the coding sequence ATGACAGACACAGCACTGGTACTGGGTTCCGGCGGTGTCACCGGCAGCGCCTGGGAGACCGGAATCCTGCACGGGCTCGCGAAGTCGGGTGTGGACCTCTCCGCGGCGGATCTGATCATCGGCAGCTCGGCGGGAGCGGTGGTCGGCGCACAGCTGGCCTCCGGACTGCTCGGCCTTCCCGAGCTCTACGAAATCCAGCTCGCCGATCCGCAGGGTGTGACCGGCGGCAAGCTCGGCACGCTCACGCTGCTGCGATACGCGGGGGCCGTACTGTCCGCCCGGACCCCCGAGGCGTACGGCCGGAAGCTGGGCAGGATCGCGCAGGACGCCCGGCTCGGTGTCACCGAGGAACAGCGGCGCGAAGCCGTCGCGAGCCGTCTCCTGTCGCCCGAGTGGCCGGAACGTCCCCTGCGCATCACCGCCGTCGACGCCACGACCGGCGAACTCCACACGTTCGACAAGGACAGCGGCGTGTCGCTCGTCGACGCCGTCACCGCGAGTTCCGCGGTCCCCGGCGTGTGGCCCGTCGCCCGCGTCGGGGGTCGGTGCTGGATCGACGGCGGCGTGCACTCCACGGCCAACGCCCAGCTCGCCGCCGGTTACGGACGCGTCGTCGTCATCGCTCCGTCGGCCAGTGGCAACAAGGCCATCGCCTCGCCGCGCTCGCAGGCGGCCGGGCTCGCCGCGAACGGTGCCCGTGTCGAGGTCATCACCCCGGACGCCGCGGCGAAGAAGGCATTCGGCCGCAACCCCCTCGACCCGAACTGCCGGGCCGCGGCAGCCCGCGCCGGGCTCGCCCAGTCGGCGGCACACACCGAAGCCGTGGCCGCGGTCCTGAGCAGCTGA
- the tuf gene encoding elongation factor Tu, protein MPKTAYVRTKPHLNIGTMGHVDHGKTTLTAAITKVLSDRGTGTFVPFERIDRAPEETQRGITINIAHVEYETDTRHYAHVDMPGHADYIKNMVTGAAQLDGAILVVSALDGIMPQTAEHVLLARQVGVDHIVVALNKADAGDPELTDLVELEVRELLTAHGYGGDAVPVVRVSGLKALEGDPRWTAAVEALLDAVDTYVPMPVRYTDAPFLLSVENVLTITGRGTVVTGAVERGTVRTGDRVSVLGPDPDIETVVTGLETFGKPMESAEAGDNVALLLRGVERDRVRRGHVVAAPGSVAPSRRFTAQVYILSAREGGRTTPVTTGYRPQFYIRTADVVGDVDLGAVAVARPGDTVDLTVELGRDVPLESGLGFAIREGGRTVGAGTVTGLL, encoded by the coding sequence ATGCCCAAGACGGCATACGTGCGCACCAAGCCCCACCTCAACATCGGCACCATGGGCCACGTCGACCACGGCAAGACCACCCTGACCGCCGCCATCACCAAGGTCCTCAGCGACCGCGGGACCGGCACGTTCGTCCCGTTCGAGCGGATCGACCGGGCGCCGGAGGAGACGCAGCGCGGCATCACCATCAACATCGCGCACGTCGAGTACGAGACCGACACCCGCCACTACGCGCATGTCGACATGCCGGGGCACGCCGACTACATCAAGAACATGGTCACCGGCGCCGCCCAGCTCGACGGGGCGATCCTGGTCGTCTCCGCGCTCGACGGGATCATGCCGCAGACCGCCGAGCACGTGCTGCTCGCCCGTCAGGTGGGCGTCGACCACATCGTCGTCGCCCTCAACAAGGCGGACGCGGGTGACCCCGAGCTGACCGACCTGGTCGAGCTGGAGGTCCGCGAGCTGCTCACCGCGCACGGTTACGGCGGTGACGCCGTTCCCGTCGTGCGGGTGTCGGGCCTCAAGGCACTGGAGGGCGACCCGCGCTGGACCGCGGCCGTCGAGGCGCTGCTGGACGCGGTCGACACGTACGTGCCGATGCCGGTCCGCTACACCGACGCGCCGTTCCTGTTGTCGGTGGAGAACGTCCTGACCATCACCGGCCGGGGCACCGTCGTCACCGGAGCCGTGGAGCGCGGCACCGTCCGTACCGGCGACCGGGTCTCGGTGCTCGGACCGGACCCGGACATCGAGACGGTCGTCACCGGGCTGGAGACCTTCGGGAAGCCGATGGAGTCCGCGGAGGCCGGCGACAACGTGGCTCTGCTGCTGCGAGGGGTGGAGCGAGACCGGGTCCGCCGCGGCCATGTGGTCGCGGCGCCGGGCAGCGTGGCACCGAGCCGTCGCTTCACCGCGCAGGTGTACATCCTGTCGGCGCGGGAGGGCGGCCGGACCACCCCGGTGACCACCGGCTACCGGCCGCAGTTCTACATCCGCACCGCGGACGTCGTCGGCGACGTCGACCTCGGTGCGGTGGCGGTGGCGCGCCCGGGCGACACGGTCGACCTGACCGTCGAGCTGGGACGTGACGTCCCGCTGGAGAGCGGACTCGGCTTCGCGATCCGGGAGGGTGGCCGCACGGTCGGCGCCGGCACCGTCACCGGACTGCTCTGA
- a CDS encoding TVP38/TMEM64 family protein, whose protein sequence is MLDPVPASQPATGLAVRCTRALLSPWSRFSLLVAVLLGAAATMLLFEPQRLLATGWPAQLSGGAVAVILFGVAYGVCTVAFVPRPLLNLAAGALFGTQAGLAAALAGTVLGAGVSFGLGRVLGQDALRTLLRGRWLRAADGQLSRHGFRSMLALRLFPGVPFAAANYCAAVSRMGYPPFLVATGIGSIPNTAAYVVAGSEASSPTSPAFLAAMGFIVLTGLGAAVVAWRKRHRLAAE, encoded by the coding sequence ATGCTCGACCCCGTCCCCGCCTCCCAGCCCGCCACCGGCCTCGCCGTGCGCTGCACGAGGGCGCTGCTCTCGCCCTGGTCCCGGTTCTCGCTGCTCGTGGCCGTGCTGCTGGGCGCCGCGGCGACGATGCTCCTCTTCGAACCCCAGCGGCTGCTCGCCACCGGCTGGCCCGCCCAACTCAGCGGTGGCGCCGTCGCGGTGATCCTTTTCGGTGTCGCGTACGGCGTGTGCACCGTGGCCTTCGTTCCGCGGCCGCTGCTCAATCTCGCCGCAGGCGCGCTCTTCGGTACACAGGCGGGACTGGCCGCCGCGCTGGCGGGGACGGTGCTCGGCGCGGGCGTCTCGTTCGGGCTGGGCAGGGTGCTGGGGCAGGACGCGCTCCGTACGCTGCTGCGCGGGCGGTGGCTCAGGGCGGCGGACGGCCAGTTGAGCAGGCACGGGTTCCGCTCGATGCTGGCGCTGCGGCTGTTCCCGGGCGTGCCGTTCGCGGCGGCCAACTACTGCGCGGCGGTGTCGCGCATGGGGTATCCGCCGTTCCTGGTGGCCACCGGGATCGGCTCGATTCCGAACACCGCGGCGTACGTCGTCGCGGGCAGCGAGGCGTCGTCACCGACATCGCCGGCGTTCCTGGCCGCGATGGGCTTCATCGTGCTGACGGGGCTCGGCGCGGCCGTTGTCGCCTGGCGCAAGCGCCACCGGCTGGCCGCCGAGTGA